Proteins encoded in a region of the Pieris brassicae chromosome 3, ilPieBrab1.1, whole genome shotgun sequence genome:
- the LOC123706826 gene encoding putative neugrin-like protein DDB_G0288135 has product MDGHSLEHSDSDSGESWTLLESNPAFADEAPEFAETPIESPISDSHEKDDDTDGISIISDSDHESHSPYQIHFEKYSKEIRPTEAEIPQYTSVNPHLLNFNTDESLGADNEFVGDNNKHRIYVHKRNKRLSTVLNIIVLGSVITAAGVAIGHMWGAKNECSMHVPPSVNKILSNLYKLQEENAYLRNKLKELSQYHQIQQKLPIKINKCRKVFEESLNNKNVNRFTKCIDHNKLESHFVVPSFERNFVADINKLENIYKDNKSWLDEEITKRLKVEKNMWTNYVNKLTKSNTKYKQDKPFLEKNEDVSSKSNKNFLIEDDSLETPLKVSYADSLKSEDSDKKLSKRDAAFENNTSKLQNKKKIKDIGENLEQSMSDIELKKDDRYVGHKSKQEKKKLNRQKAFKKQKRRNKYEQWEMKGGFIRDYDDISISSLEDYSPIASEQKSTITDGTTNDNLDRFVETENNKSQPNKQKKKRKIVEDSHKHENWYNKRVELRKIARQKLEQEMFGEKGPNTAQWYFKRMQKRKHCRTKDNSTNRKFNDKRDMNYKTKH; this is encoded by the exons atggacGGACACTCTTTAGAACATAGTGATTCTGATTCTGGCGAAAGTTGGACTTTACTAGAATCAAACCCAGCTTTCGCTGACGAAGCACCAGAATTTGCGGAAACACCTATCGAAAG tCCAATATCTGATAGCCATGAAAAAGATGATGATACAGATGGTATATCAATCATCAGTGACAGTGACCATGAAAGCCATTCtccataccaaatacattttgaaaaatattctaaGGAGATCCGTCCCACAGAAGCAGAGATTCCCCAATATACTTCAGTTAATCCACATCTGCTCAATTTTAATACTGATGAATCTTTAGGGGCTGATAATGAATTTGTGggtgataataataaacacagaATATATGTTCACAAAAGAAATAAGAGACTCAGTACAGTTCTTAACATAATTGTGTTGGGAAGTGTTATAACAGCAGCAGGTGTTGCAATTGGACACATGTGGGGAGCTAAAAATGAATGCTCAATGCATGTCCCACCTTCAGTTAACAAGATATTGTCAAATTTGTATAAACTGCAAGAAGAAAACGCATATTTGCGGAACAAGTTAAAAGAACTAAGTCAGTATCACCAAATACAGCAAAAGTTAcctattaaaatcaataaatgtaGAAAGGTATTTGAAGAGTCATTAAACAATAAGAATGTAAACAgatttacaaaatgtattgaTCACAACAAATTAGAAAGTCATTTTGTTGTACCTTCATTTGAAAGAAATTTTGTAGCTGACATTAATAagcttgaaaatatttataaagataataaaagttGGCTTGATGAAGAAATCACAAAAAGATTAAaggttgaaaaaaatatgtggaCTAATTATGTAAACAAGTTAACTAAGTCAAATACAAAGTACAAACAAGACAAACCTTTTCTTGAAAAGAATGAAGATGTATCttctaaatcaaataaaaactttttaatagagGATGATTCTCTGGAAACACCGTTAAAAGTTAGCTATGCAGATTCTCTGAAAAGTGAAGATTCAGATAAGAAGCTGAGTAAAAGAGATGCTGcctttgaaaataatacaagtaaattgcaaaataagaaaaagatAAAAGATATAGGTGAAAATTTGGAACAAAGTATGAGTgatattgaactaaaaaaggaTGATAGATATGTTGGACATAAAAGTAAACAGGAAAAGAAGAAACTTAATCGCCAAAAggcatttaaaaaacaaaaaaggcgtaataaatatgaacaatGGGAAATGAAAGGTGGTTTCATTAGGGATTATGACGACATTTCTATTTCATCACTAGAGGATTATAGTCCCATAGCTTCTGAACAAAAATCCACCATAACTGATGGTACAACCAATGATAATTTAGATAGGTTTGTAGAAactgaaaacaataaatctcagcccaataaacaaaaaaaaaaaaggaaaattgtAGAGGACAGTCACAAACATGAaaattggtataataaaaGAGTTGAGCTGCGCAAGATAGCCAGACAAAAACTTGAGCAAGAAATGTTTGGTGAAAAGGGTCCAAACACAGCTCAATGGTACTTTAAGAGAatgcagaaaagaaaacattgcCGTACTAAAGATAATAGTACAAACAGAAAATTTAATGACAAGCGGGACatgaattacaaaacaaaacattaa
- the LOC123707695 gene encoding 2-oxoglutarate and iron-dependent oxygenase domain-containing protein 3-like, which yields MNDIKRRGKLVKKTDTVNELNFKDHTKGKHKPSIHKGLPLRVLSRGVVIVSLLIVVYFTSKDELRTFARQNEVLSGKVQPLQCSPQYLKEVNSYDGCVPKTCKRFVFDTVVSLTEVEGLLAIAKKGLKHGRSLGGASVIDLHSGAMSKGQAFINIYESHSMKNLFTEDDFNLYRSVKEKVKYTIANHFNVDIDKIYLTHPTFISEMTSRNAVTKHDEYWHSHVDKETYPSFHYTSLVYLSDYNINFEGGRFVFIDEKYNTTIEPKKGRLSIFTSGHENLHFVEKVKSGVRYAMTIAFTCDKKQAIKDPSIDKYNIP from the exons atgaACGACATAAAAAGAAGAGGTAAATtggtaaaaaaaacagatacagtaaacgaattaaattttaaagaccACACGAAGGGCAAGCATAAACC ATCAATTCATAAAGGACTTCCCTTGCGAGTATTGTCACGTGGTGTAGTTATAGTATCTTTATTGATTGTTGTGTATTTTACATCAAAGGATGAGTTACGAACATTTGCCAGACAAAATGAAGTTTTATCAGGAAAAGTCCAACCTTTACAATGCTCTCCTCAGTATTTGAAAGAAGTTAATTCTTATGATGGCTGTGTTCCAAAGACATGTAAAAGATTTGTTTTTGATACAGTTGTATCATTGACAGAAGTAGAAGGTTTACTGGCAATTGCTAAGAAAGGATTAAAACATGGAAGAAGTTTAGGTGGGGCTTCGGTTATTGATTTACATAGTGGAGCTATGTCGAAAGGTCAAgcattcataaatatatatgagtCCCATAgcatgaaaaatttatttaccgaggatgatttcaatttatataga AGTGTAAAAGAAAAAGTGAAGTATACCATTGCAAATCATTTTAATGTGGATatcgataaaatttatttaacacatcCAACATTTATATCTGAAATGACTTCTCGAAATGCTGTTACTAAACATGATGAATATTGGCATTCTCATGTTgataaa gaaacatacCCAAGTTTTCACTATACTAGTCTAGTATATTTAAgtgattataatattaactttgAAGGAGGAAGATTTGTGTTTATTGATGAAAAATACAACACTACCATTGAACCAAAAAAAGGAAGACTAAGTATATTTACAAGTGGACatgaaaatttacattttgtagAAAAAGTTAAGTCAGGAGTTAGATATGCCATGACCATTGCTTTTACTTGTGACAAAAAACAAGCCATTAAAGATCCTAGTATTGACAAATATAACATTCCATAA